The stretch of DNA tgtacaaaataaaatattataattttttacttacaggtattttaataataaacagtatataaacatttacatattttaaaataaaacactcaaaataaaatgaatcaatttatttaaaataatattttttaaatgtattctaatttatttaaatgttatggctttagttaactataataaccctgatataTACGCAGACTATTTTAATAAGAGTTTTAActaaaatttttttaatatttgtaataaataataataataaaaacaatcaaaacaaatcacatttttaagtattttaaaatatttatttccagtgactacagttttttttatttttatataaagttaactataataactctgaTATATGTGTGCACTTGattgttttagcattttattaacatttaattatttcatttatacagACGGTTTTATTTTccactatttattttaattgattaatgttttttgtttttgtaatatttttttttcatttattaatgcattgcaCAGCAATTAATCATGACTCGATTGCTGACAGATCagtctctgcacacacacacacacacacacacacagacaaacacacacacacttgttcacAATCATAGTCTTGTACTCACAGAATAACGTCTGTGGATTCTTCAGACACACTTGAACATGTCCGTGTCTCTCAGCTGATATTAGATATCAAAGCAAGCACCGTTCCCTGAttgcatttctcacacacacacacacacacacacacacacacacacacagtagatcTAGTGTTAGAATGAAAACAAAACGTTTTGTGTCAAACTCTGACTAACATGACTTTCTTCATCACGACTGAAGTGGCTCTTATTGAGATACTATCATAGTttgtatcaatatatatatattattgttactattaataattaatttttatatttttttatattttaatatccagcaaagaattattattttttgttaatgaacCCTCTCaaatacatgtttatatttcaaacaaacaaagcacTTCAGAGTtgtatctgtgtttgtttgtgttcctCAAGGCTCGAGATGAGGATCGTCATGGCAACCAGTCTCCGCCCCCTGGCCAGACGCAGGACACGCCCTCAAGACTTCTGCTGAAGATGAACAACAACACGCgtgtaaataaacacacacacacacacacacacaagtgtccATGTGTGGCGCTTACTGCTTGAGAATATGGTTTCTACATAAtaaacagaggtgggtagagtacccaaaaactttactcaagtaaaagtaaaagtaattctagaaatatttactcaagtaaaagtaaaagtgctagtcttgaatagttacttgagtaagagtaaaagagtatcggataaaaaatctactcaagtagttagttactagttactttgggtcatatatacggagcctatttttatttagataaatagataaaatgtatgtaatgtatgtgtgtgtgtataaatgtatatatttcatcagcctttactccaatttatgtaatttattatgaaaccctgtctgtttacttaagtaacaaatataggtgtcatgccataacatatttttaatacgactgactttatatttaatgtgaatttaacattgaaagttaatgtgatataaatattgctactaatctttcattgttcagaaagagagcaaataacatctacatgattaaagatcattttcactgaatgtctagatttcaatcactctcagaaactaccattaaaatcactgaaactgttaacactgtgaaatcaatatcttaattatagattcgtacacacatctgcactttgttgtttctgacgagagaattcgccagaaagaggtctccattcagtgagcgagtgaaggaagcaccggcattttagcgatgactcatctggacacctctgattggccattgcattcaaaagctcaatagaatcttgtgtgattggttataatgcgcagcgctgtaaaaacgcgtctgtctctggctcagcgccagcaagctatcacagatctgaatttagcagctgatatGACTTgttgaacgtactcgcaccggtgtgattgtattaaaattaataaaatcttaatcggctatttttttgtcttttggaagctgcattcaacttgactcccctctgttataagccacacacgaacaacaaactaatgtcacagtggtatcgtgtactgtaatcgaatgtagcccaagttattacctgttaaacagtagacagcacacgtggTGTTCATCCAAAAacgatctccatcgcaagcaaataatagcctttgtagatttgctttcaattcagtgcagttccatagtcCCGTTTTCAGCGCTGCTGatgatcttaaacgttacaactctgagtgaactgcttcagacgctcagctcgtgaagcagggaactgaacgactcattcaaactgattcatgaaccaattcactcgtttgccaattggtttgatcaagcctttgaacagaattgactcaaaagaatgaatcattcgcgaatgggcatcgctcattgccaagagaaaagtagacggcgcgtttggaataaactgaagcatttataacatttattgctttaagataaagtaacgagaggggcgtcgctcacagtaacgaagtaaaagtacagatttttcccaaaaaatttactcaagtaagagtataaagtacccatctttaaatatactccgaaaagtattagttaccccgaaaaattactcaagtaaatgtaacgaagtaaatgtaactcgttactacccacctctgataaTAAACATATGAAGCATTACGtttataaacattacatttattaacattataattaattatttataattcattaaaaatatataatttatgtagaaATATGCGTATAGCAGAcagtttttatccaaagtgaataacaaaaaaaggaacaaaagcaaATTTGATATGTCCTGATATCTTGATAATGGCTGTGTATTGTATAAATCTCTGGtgtgttgtctctctctctgcaggtgtGTGATTGGTGTAAACGCACGCGTCACACTGAAGAATACCTGGACTTCGGCTCGGGCGAGAAGCGTCTGCGGTTCTGCAGCAGAAAGTGTCTAAACCAGTACAAGATGGATGTGTTTTACCAGGAAGCTCGCACAGCTCTCGCTGACTCTGGCTCCGCCCACAAAGATGAGCAGCCCCGCCCCCAAACGGCTGTCACGGAAACCCACAAACTGTTGACGCCGGAGGCCTGGGACAGACCAGTGAAAACCCTCTCGCCCCAAACGCCCATCTCAGTGAGGATTCAGTCCAGCGCCACGCCCTCTTCTCCAGAGAAGCCACCCCCACAACAGATGCCCCTCCCCTTTGTTCTGAAAAGTCCCGCCCCTAACCCACTACGCCCCCTCAGCCCCATCCAGAGGGCTACGTTTGCCCCGCCTCCTCTCCGCCAGCATTACCACGCCCCCTACATGCCCCTCCCCCCTGTGTACACACCCCATTTAGCCCCGCCCTGGCCTCAGCCAATGATATTATTGCCCTATCCAGTTTTTGTTCCAATTCCAGTGCCGATTCCCATTCCCATCCCTATTCCCCCTCAAATGGGCCACAGAGGAGTAATTCGAAGCCTTCAAGAGCAGGAAGAGGAGGGAACAGCAGATCCGGGTCACACAGAGGAGACCACCAAGAGAGTAAAGAGCGAACGATGCACTTCTCCTCTCTCTCCAGAGCGACAGGTGATCCAGTGTCTCCGAAAACACAAAGAGGAAGCTCCGACGCACAGACCACTTTTGTACACATCTGTCGCTCCCAGAATCGCTAGTCCCGCCTCTTTGTACTCATTGGCCCGTACCACCGCAGTACAAGCCACCTCGTTTTCATTGGACAGCGCTGGCTCCGCCCTGATTCCGTCTCCTCTCTCCGATTGTGAAGATGTGAAGGAGAACAGCTACTTGAGTGGGCGGGGCGATGGCTCGACCAATCGCTGGCCGGCAGAGCAGACGGAGTGCCGGAGCGACCAATCGAAAGAGAGCAGGGGGGAGGAGGAAGTGCCGCAGGATGTAGAGCACACTTACACATGGTCTGTACCGCCGAAACTACGAGAGAAGAACACACTGATGGCCACGCAAACACATttacacacgcaaacacacagcTGGGAGAAAAACACCGAACTGAGATCCGAGCCGAGCGGACGGAACGATCCAGAACCGCCCTTCAAGAGACGATGCTTGAGAACCAGAGACCAGAACAAATGAGGCCCGGGGtgagtcaacacacacacacacacacacccactcactcacacacacacacacacacacacacacacacacacacacacacacacacacacacacacacacacacacacacacacacacacactcacacacacacacacacactcacacacacacactctctctctctctctcacacacacacacacacacacatgtttgtttttgtgtaaagtgtgtccatcccataggtgtaatggtttttattctgtagaaactgtatattctatgtcccttcaccaaccctacacctaaccctaaccctcacaggaaactttctgcatttttactttctcaaaaaaactcattctgtatgatttataagtgttttgaaaaatggggacatgggttatgtcctcataagtcaccctctccttgtaatacctgtgtcatacccatgacattatacagagttgtgtcctgatatgatacacacactcacacacacacacacacacacacacacacacacacacacacacacacacacatctgtattaaaatttattattattattattattatgcttattTGTTATACATATTTATTCCATGAAAATTATACTTACAAAAACAGTGTAAttaaaaaagtatacttttatgaaataattcaacatatttataatttatattttaaataattatccgtttatgttatatatgtattcattaaatatatctgtaaaaaatgggtcatttaaaaatagtatgtttattcaaaaataaaaattctatatatttgtttgtgtatttgtagagTGATGTGTATTTCACATGCTCACTAAACACAGCACAGGTCATgctttacacaaacaaacacacacttacatgaGATGCCACGATTTATTCTGTGCTGTTTATCAGATGTATTTCTGtggctggagtgtgtgtgtgtgtgtgtgtgtgtgtgtgtgtgtgtgtgggttttcccTCAGAACGGCGCCGGACAGAAACTCAATCTGTGTCGTAGCTCTAAAGTTGCATTAGCAGTGAAAAGAGCAGAATGAATCTTGTGTAGAAACCAGAGACGCTCACGAGTAACACACACAGTCCTGccagtgagagagagtgtgtgtgtgtgtgtgtgtgtgtgtgtgcgcagctcCAGATGTTATTTCGGGAGGTTCTCATGTTTCAGTGGAAATGAGCAGGTTTTATAGAGTTTTGTAGATACGAGCTCAAACTTCCCTCCACTAGTTTGACAAACTTAACAATTTAACCCTCAGATCACATTCAGGTCTGGTTTAAACTTGAAGATATGTATAAAAAATGCATAGATTTTAGTAAGACAACAACATTTAGCAGTAATAACATGGAAACATTCaaaactttgacatttttgtCACAATCACTCATTGATGGGAAGCTGCTGATCAGATAACATGACTTTTCCTGCATTACGAGGGTTAATGAAACCAAGCACTTTCCCACAGCAATATGTTTATCGATGGAAAGCTTCTCTGTTTTTGGTGGCTTTTTTCCAAAGCTAATAGAGGAAACAATGAGCTGGATTTGAAGTGATCTGGAGTCAGATTTCTGCAGCTTCAGGTTTCCTGGCTCTTGATGACGAGCGTATGATCACATGAAGGCTGTTGCTGGGTTTATTGCTGGAGTCGATCCGTTCTCTCAGGGATTCACTGATGTTTGAAACTCAAGCTCTCGGGCCTCACATCCTCGTACTCTTTCTGCTTTCTCAAGGTTTTATTAGGTCTGTGCACCAAAGCTATAGAGTTTCTTCTCATTTTCCTGTTCTTCATTATTTTTGTGCTTTAAAAACCGATGCATCAGAGATCATCAATCTGAGAGACTCGTCCTACTATAGAAGTAGGTTTTATATCagtcatttttgctcattttaAAGGCTTTTTGCACATGTAATAAATTACACGTtaacacaaattattttaattatgtttaattattattattaactcatcAGACATGCTTTTATTGAAAGCGTCTTAAATTGGCATCGGAGGTGAAGTCTTTCTCATCGCATGCTTTCCCTGGGACTGGAGCTCATTTCTCACGCTttctgtgtttcaggtgtgtgtaGATCGATGAAGCGATCGAGTCGAGTGTTTCGGCGGCCGATGAAGAGTGTGAACGTACTGGAGACGTCCGCCCCAGAGCATCATGGGGAGTCAGAGATCAAGCGTGTGTGATCCAGTTAGAggacacatgtgtgtgtgtgttttcctgccAAGTAGCTCCTACAAAGCCAGGCATTGttcctcactgtgtgtgtgtgtgtgtgtgtgtgtgtgtgtgtgttcagctgtgGTTTAGGATTACCTGACACACACTGGCACTTTGCTACAGAGCATTTTTAGACTTCGCCTGCAAGAGTGtcgagagcacacacacacacacacacaacacgcacacacacacacacacacatcagctccTCAGAAGTTTAGAAAACGGTTATATTCAGGAACGATGAGTGTGGAACGATCCGAATCGACTCACAACTTCTTGCTTTTTAACCCTTTGTGTTCCTTTGAGAAAACTCTTCAGTTATTGGCCAAATGGTGGCGATGTTTGAAGTCATTGCCAACAGATTCGATTCAGAACGAATATCAGCCAAAATACACGACCAGAGTTTGAACAACGAGCTAATGTTAGAGCAGATCGTGATGGATAACGCTGCTCATTGGTATACCTGTTTCATAAGTTGCATCCTCTAATATTTTTCCAGATGTTTACTCATAGGGATTTGTCAGGAAGTCTCATGTTTAAGCTAAGTCAGCTTAGAGGAGAATCACAAGCTTGGCACACGGTTTCCAGTTTAAGGCAAAAAAGCATTCAAAAATCTGTCCCGTGAGGCATTGAAGAATAAAGAATTATCCAATTAaacagtcatgaaatataaaaccattaattcgaagttgaagaaattatttattttaggtttacTGAAAAATATGCACctgtatacaaatatttaaagtattttgagAGCGACTTCCATTATGAAGTCATACACAGAGTTTCACTGAGTGGGCGGGGGCTAATGAGTTTTTGGcactctctgattggtggaatt from Carassius auratus strain Wakin unplaced genomic scaffold, ASM336829v1 scaf_tig00217964, whole genome shotgun sequence encodes:
- the LOC113104254 gene encoding sine oculis-binding protein homolog produces the protein MEAERPAENKRSRKPAHPVKRAAREEMKSFAESTMNEMLGWYGYDSVDAADGPNRVKHHHISPENSKPQERKLPSSSSSSETVRISEKEPASPSSSSYSSSLRSRNVIVPLIKPSSAEDEQSEPIVCVWCQKEGMKRYSLLMGSELKSFCSEKCFAACRRAFFKHNKARDEDRHGNQSPPPGQTQDTPSRLLLKMNNNTRVCDWCKRTRHTEEYLDFGSGEKRLRFCSRKCLNQYKMDVFYQEARTALADSGSAHKDEQPRPQTAVTETHKLLTPEAWDRPVKTLSPQTPISVRIQSSATPSSPEKPPPQQMPLPFVLKSPAPNPLRPLSPIQRATFAPPPLRQHYHAPYMPLPPVYTPHLAPPWPQPMILLPYPVFVPIPVPIPIPIPIPPQMGHRGVIRSLQEQEEEGTADPGHTEETTKRVKSERCTSPLSPERQVIQCLRKHKEEAPTHRPLLYTSVAPRIASPASLYSLARTTAVQATSFSLDSAGSALIPSPLSDCEDVKENSYLSGRGDGSTNRWPAEQTECRSDQSKESRGEEEVPQDVEHTYTWSVPPKLREKNTLMATQTHLHTQTHSWEKNTELRSEPSGRNDPEPPFKRRCLRTRDQNK